The Rhinopithecus roxellana isolate Shanxi Qingling chromosome 13, ASM756505v1, whole genome shotgun sequence genome contains a region encoding:
- the TFF1 gene encoding trefoil factor 1 has translation MAPMQNKVICVLVLVSMLALGTLAQAQTETCEVDPEERQNCGYPGITASQCASRGCCFNDSVRGVLWCFHPKTIEVPPEEDC, from the exons ATGGCCCCCATGCAGAACAAGGTGATCTGCGTCCTGGTCCTGGTGTCCATGCTGGCCCTTGGCACCCTGGCCCAGGCCCAGACAG AGACATGTGAAGTGGACCCTGAAGAAAGACAGAACTGTGGTTATCCTGGCATCACGGCCTCCCAGTGTGCAAGTAGGGGCTGCTGTTTCAATGACAGCGTTCGTGGGGTCCTCTGGTGCTTCCATCCTAAAACCATCGAAGTCCCTCCAGAAG AGGACTGTTAA